The genomic DNA AGGGTCACCCTCCAGGCTCACTTAAGTAAGTGTTACCATCACAGAATGAGAGTGGGTGATTTTGTTAATGGTCTTGTCTTCCTTTTCTCTGACAGTGCTGAGAAATCGCTCCTTGAGGGCAACAATGCCAAAGAACCATGCCACCTGCCCAACCCCCCCCCTTCCAACAGTCCAGACAATATAAAGGGGAGACGTCCGCcgaaggtggtgtctcatttggacctgagTGCCTGACTCATCCAAAGCCTTACCTACTCAGAAATGCTGCTAGAGAGCAACAAGAGGCTATGGCCTGATTTTATTTAATAGCACCGTCATGCACCTGTtatgtttattgttgttttttttcctgaagaGCAAATTAAACAGGTTTTCCTAGCTGGCACCCCTTCTCACTCGCCCCCTACAATTTATTGTACCCAATAAAAAAAGTCACAGGGTATTGAGAAGCTGGGAAAATATAGGATTCATCCAACCTGATGTGTGCAAGCCtaactaacttttttttaacctttatgcAGTTTAATGTGTATCTCAAAGAAGGATACAAATTATTTAAGCAGTATTCGTTACAAGTGTTAATTGCTAAGTTCTGAAtagtatatttttatacatttagttATCTTTAGAtactgatatatattttttaaaactgtttcttctttcagCATCAGCCTTTTACTGCAAGAACAATGAAAAAACTGAATGCTGAGGTCATTTATGAAACAGACAGTCCAAGAACTCATAACCTGAAGTCACTGAGAGCAAAACGTTTGGCTTACTTCTCTCAGGAAAAAAGATGCTCTGGTTCATCGAAAAACAAGGCAGCACTTACTTGTGAAAATGCAATTTCTGATGAAAGCTCCAGCCATCAAGAGAAAAGTTCCACTCATGTTGCCTCAGTTATGCCTGTGGTTTTAGATCGTGCAGTTAAAGAAAACACCTCTTCTGTGTCCAACATCACTACAACAACCACCAATTTGCTGCCTTCTGCCACACTAAATAATAGTGTGGAGCTCAACTATGAAGTTCTTGACGACAGATCTGTTCCAGAATATGAAAAGCTAAAGCATGTTTTAGAGTGGGCTCAACATTTCATTAAGGATCCAGAGTCAAGAGAAAATGAAGCAACTTTCCCAAAGAGTAGTTTGTGTGAAGTAAAAGATTCAGATACTGTTTTTAGAAAATATGACCCACATGATGTTCTTACAGATGGGGTAAAGACCCCAACAGCATTTGTGATAAAGAACTGCCTTAATAGCCCCAGATTTCATTGTCAGCAAAATTACAATGTGCTAATTACTGATTCATATCCAGACACTTTTGAAAGTGATAATAAGGGCAACAAGAAACACGAGTATTCATGTACAGAAAGTGAGACATTGCATGATTTTATGAATGATGAGTATGGCTGCATTTCTAAAGGTGCTTATTCTACGTCTTCAAAAAATGAAGTTTTTGAAGCTGGTAGTCACAATTTCCTAGATTGCCAGCAGTATTCAGCTAATCCAAGGTGCACAGATGAAATGTCTCATACTGAATTGTTCAAAAGTACAGAAAATGGAAAGTTAAAGAACAGCTATTCTAGtaatatattttctgttataGAAGACAGAGATAAACGTGACATACATGCCACACATGCTCCCAAAGGCACATATTTTTGGCATCCTCTTGATGAAGAGTCAGATGAAGAATATCAGTCTCAGTTTAGTAAATGTAAAACAACTCCCTATTCATCATATAACAGGGACAGTGCTGAATCTCCTGAGAAATTTTATGGAAGAGGAGAAACAGTACACACCAAAAGTATGGAGAATTGGTTAAGATCAGCAGATGGACCACAGCAGCAGATCTCTTACTTGACAGATAAAAGCTCAAGTCTGAAAAATCGCTGTTACGCAtgggaaatcaaagaaaacaagACCAGCACATCTGACATGTATTCCTCAGATGGCCTTAATGACAGAAGGTCCTGTGAGGTGACTcaaagtggtggtggtggtggataTATTTTCAACACTACACTTGAAAGAAAGTTAAACACAATTTCTGGTGTAAATAGTTCAACTttagaaaatgaaggaaaactgGAAGCAGACCTACCAGAAACAAACACTGCGAGAACATTCACATTAAGCAGCACATCAcaagaaaatgagagagaacaCGTTTTCCAAAGAACACCCGTGACTGACTTGTTCATTGGCCAAattcaagattttaaaattaGAGAAGAGCAGGAAGAGTTTTTTCAGAGCTCACAGCATCAAcatactaataaaaataagaaatttgacgCTTATGGATTTTGTAACGAATGCTTCAGTTCAAATCATCTTTATTCTAAGTGGTGTAGTACTTGTGGATCTGAACTGGTAGATACTACACCTCAGATTCTTCAAAGGAATGACAGAGCGGCAACCCATTTTAAATTAGCTGACATGAAAGAAAGTGTAAAATCACAAGTATCGATTCCCAGTCAGATAAAGACTGATTCAGTTGAATTAAACAAATGTCAGGATGTGGCACCCAATAGCAACTGCAATTCAGACCAAGATTCAGTTGTGAGTGTTTACGACAAATATCTTCTGTATACTAAACACCTTGACTTGATGAGACACCAGAGAAATGTTGGTAAATTTGGATCATCTTACAAACAACTGCACAAAGATGTAAAAAGATGTGGTGAAGATGATGACTTCATGAAATTCTGGGACCCACATGCAGAGAAAAAGACAGGAAGCATAGAACTTTGTGATTCTGTGAAAGCCAAAAAATTGCACAATCACAATGATGTAGACTTTGATTCAGATACTGAGCTCCATATGTCTGAACAACTTTCTTCTCCTGACCCAAGTGAGGTATGGAAAGAACCAAGTGTTCCTCCTGCTAACCAAGCATCTATGTCACACATttcaaaacctcagaagaaagtgCATAAATCAACTTTGCATACTTTCAGGaaaggcaatgaaactgaaatggTTACAGAAAACACGCAGACTAGGAGTACTTATCAAGGTAAATGTCACCAAATGGCTAATTGACTAGCTTTGTTAGCATGATATAGCATGTGTGGGGATAATACACTTCAGAAAAACACATCTAAAAGACTGAAGAAGAAATAGTTTAAGGCAATTGTGGAAAATATTGTGGTTTGCTCAACAAAAGCATAAAGTGGCACGGTTAATTCTTaggaaaatgtataatgcaattAGAAGATAAGATTCTCTCACAAAATTACAATCTTATATTagcatatttctttgtttttttaactagGTAAAAGGCAGGCATTGCTCAACTCACAGTTTTCATACTAATATTATAACCTGAAATCTATTCAATCTGTTATTTGTCTTgacaatgtgtgtgtttttttactgTAATCATTTTTCTGTAGGTGTTTGCTTCAAGTCATTTGCTCGCTGCTGATTGCTGTCTGACCAATTCCCTgattattttatatgtaaatcatcattttctttttggattttctgcacttaaataaagagcaaaaatataacaatagCTCTATTCGGGATTACATTATTAACTTAAGCTACACTTACATTTTGCAAAGGAATACTACAATTTACCAATAATCATCTCTAATTTTAGGGGCAGTGCAGCAAGTTCAAAATCAAGGAGATACCTCTAGAGGCACACCACATTGGAGGCAGTGATGTCTACTTTACCACACCTGGATTTGACCTTTACATCCTGTTTGTCTGTGCAGATACAGTAGCACTATGCATTACACTCCTCAAAACAGACACCTGTCCTAACTGAAGCTGAGATAGCAGTGTACTGTACAGCATATCAGTAATCTTACAAAGTAGATCAATGATTATAAAAAACACTTTCTTAGAAATCAACTGAGATTTTAGTCAATGAAGACAATCTACAATAGCAACACAAAATAGCAATTATGATTTCACGTCATACCAGTATCCTTGTGAGCTTGTCATCTTACTCTTCTTAAAAGCCTAATTCAATTCTGGATTCATCATTTTCTGTAGGTGGCAAATTGTAATATGCAGGGAAAAAACATACGGtagattattttttcattatattggAGACTGTATAGATTTGCTCACAAATTGTTGCAACTCTTTTATCCAAGTGAATAACTCTTTGTTTGCAAAGACTGAATAAATTCAAATATGACTacttaaaataaaactgttacATTTTCTTACCTATAACATTTCATATTCAAAACTTCAAGCACTAAAGATTGGTTTCTTAAGGGCTAGCCACAACAGACTTCTGGCTCTCTGCATGACTTAAGCAggctgttttttatgtttttattgagtGTTTGGGATGTTAATTGTAAAATAATGCTTACTGGTAATTAACTGAAAAGTTATTGTAAATCCCTGGCAATGGAGCTAAACCCAatcttaattttgtttgttttttcttaaaacatatttttggttACGTGCAATCATAAAAACACTGtctttcaatattattttttttcttgtcagtcactgtaataatttaattgtaaatttCCTCTGAACATTACATACGGAATATAGTAGTAAATTCATATTTACAGTTTAATGCAAAATTGACAATGCTGCTGAAAGTGTACCAAAAAAGAGagattatttttatgattaaatgGAACTTGGAATACCAAATAAATTATTAGGATGTTAATGTAATTTGAACCGTTGTCTTCTGGGTTTACTGTTTCAACTAAACTTGATAAACACCCATGCATGCAGCTTTCCTTTTGTTACAGACTGcattttattcaactttaaattAACCCAAAGGGCCGGTAGCCTTGTAAAATGGCCCTGGCATAATATGATTCTAGAGTTATGTTTTAAAGCAGATTCACCATCAtttaagcaaaaatgaaaaagtgacaTTATTGCACACACAAGTCATTCTTTGTGTCCTAATGGTTTCTTACATAtttagttaagaaaaaaaaattctactaaTCTCTATTAATTTAAGTTATTAATTGTTATGGAGAGCTAGAGGATGATGGCAATTTTTTGCTTGATTTGCCCTTGTTAGAGTTTTCAGGAGACAATAATGTTGTTTTTAATAGTGTTATATACagatactagacattaagcccgttacaataacgggcgctagaacagtagtgcataaacattagtaggaacagtctatattaaatggcaagggaccttgacctctttctgtttcttgtcttaattttttttttgtcaaaaatatttttgcaagaagcctaaagtaaaataataataaaaataaaatagaaacatatatgacaatacagtaagtataattaatattacatttatcctttcctctgtggctgttgattgatgtgttgtatctgtttgaagatctcctatcctgcctctttttattttaacttgctgtggcatctctccagcaagtactgtgcagttccccagcaagtattttaatctgtgctggcatgcagctgattattgtatgtgtggcgtctccccagcaacggattttatgtgcgagaaaataaatctacttttaaaagtcatcctattgtaatatcatgaaaattcgtatatttaggaaaaccccttcaacgactgacactttacactttaccgggccaagcttcttaatcgcaaatctgacatcctcagagtgaacacttgcacaacaacaaacactaatcccacttcTTTGGGGaggctggtctccgcgtctcagtacccgattggatttttcgtgccttatgttttaggtgttacctcatttaccgaaatccgatgggatcggccgcgcgatattttataggtcccgccctctctgtcttgtgtgacgtgtcaggcggcctttgaagcatttgctagaggccggtgactctgccactcattccacccttctttgtacttccgccttgtccgtaatatgcgtttaattttctgtcacaacagtgggcaatcggcagagtctccccaggaactgatgtaatgtgtggcatgcagctgataatcatggctgtggcgtctctccagcaagtactgtgcagttccccagcaagtattttaatctgtgcacacatgcagctgattattgtatgtgtggcgtctccccagcaacggattttatgtgtgcggcactctccccagcaatgatgtcctttattaaagagtgcccctcacatgcgcacttcaccagaagacacacacacacagatacatggacgcacacagggattttattgaAGAGGATAACCACATGcaagcagtttttgtttttatgacaTGACTAGCACTTCTTGTTACATTATTTATCATTTATCTTAACCAGGTGTACATGTGGGTATGTGTGAATGGGCCAGTTAGGACTGGCAAacaaatttttaatatatgtattaggtaataaaagtttttagaactgtgttttttattaagaagaaaatatttgCTTTCACTTTATATTAGAAAGCTAGAATAGTTAAGGAGATGGGTGACACCATTTTGCTTCCTCATGGCTGTTTCTATTTTCTAGTCTCGTTGCCATGAAAAAACACTCAATTGTCAAGGGGGGTGTGCCTTGAAAGTTGCTGTCTGTGATGTCATCGGCAGAGCTGCATTTAAATTAGCGTCATGCTGGGACACACTGACCAATTAATGGATTTACCCTAAAACTCTGGTCATGCTGTTTTTTGGTTAATGAATTTTTGGTTTTGGATTTGGATTAGTAATCTTTCAATTTCATCTCAGGTTTCCTTTTTGCCAGAATATTTTTTGTACTAGATGAAACTTGAAATTAGAAAATAAGGTAGGCCTTACTTGCCAGTGCTGTCCAACTTAActgttagttttattttcatctggcaattcaattttttttcctgttttttttcttctcttggcAGAAcagtgccctatgatggactggcacactgtccatgGCTGGTAGTTGTGTTATGCTTTTTGCTGTTAGTATAGGCTCTGATCTCATGTtacactgaattgaattaagcgagtttgagaatgttgtattgcatttgttaatatatattggTATTCATAATTACATAAAAGTAGTTGGAAAAATAACTGTACAGTATGAAACCCTAACGACTCTAAGTATAGTTGCTGTATAAATATGCTACtattacatttagttttattaCTGTGTCTTCATACAATTCTCAAGTATTTTTGTATCTTGTAAGGATTAATCTAATCTCTAAATACTAAGCACTGTATTAACATTAACAATATAAAGTGATTTATCGTTTGCTTCTATTAATAAaggttttttgtttaatttgttttcctgTAAATACATTGGTGCATGTAAGATATAAtctttttgtaataaatacattttagatttgaagcctaaaaaaagtaaaaacattcagACCAGTTTGATTGGCCGTAAAAGACACTGGGAGAAGTCAAGTACAGCGTGGTCATCATATGTTcatggagaattaaagcaaaggtaatttttttttcatttacataactATGTTTGTAAACACATTTAATATATCTTAATGTTTACTGACTCATTTGAGGGGACTGTCAAATGCAAAAGCACTTTTCAGATGATTCTGAGATGAAACACCATCCTGAGTGTGCATTTTCAGGCATTCACCTGCTATAACAAACATCTTTCCTATACACTGATGGTGTTCAGAAGTGGTCCTGCACGCAGGGTAAATGCAAACCAGAATGGTTGTTACTGAGGTTATTTGTGTCCCATGGACTGGTAAATCTGTCCATGGTGCCCCACAGGCCCATAGCGTTAGTGTCTCATTTCTGGATTACAGTAAATAAGTACAGGTGTGTCCTGATGACATTATGGTGAGATATGTGGTACAAATGAGCTACCTCCTTTTTAAAGGGTTATGTGATCAGTGCTGTAATCGATACTGTGACCAACAGAAGGCAGTGCCACCTGCCAGCTACAGTGTTTTAGCCAGGTTTTGGGGGAGGTATAACTACAATTACATTACATGGACATCGGGGTTATAAAGTAGGtggaaaaccaaaaaacattCAGCAAGTAAAACATAGCATTGATATTGTGTTGATTtataaagtaaacagaaaaattgAGTTGGTTCTTTTTAGGCTTGCGTCCCAAAATACCTGATTAGgaggttttgtgttcttttctaattattgcaatgtttttcattaatctgaaaaaaatatcatttaacaGAGGGTCAAGAAATATGTCTTCAATGTTATAgctatacatataaacacaataaGCATTGCCAGGTATCACTATCTCTTGCATTGTGGTCCTGGGGAATGTTATTCCATGTCACTGTATGCTACAGTA from Erpetoichthys calabaricus chromosome 5, fErpCal1.3, whole genome shotgun sequence includes the following:
- the LOC114652870 gene encoding uncharacterized protein LOC114652870 codes for the protein MANIRWSNAPKIPLSEEHQPFTARTMKKLNAEVIYETDSPRTHNLKSLRAKRLAYFSQEKRCSGSSKNKAALTCENAISDESSSHQEKSSTHVASVMPVVLDRAVKENTSSVSNITTTTTNLLPSATLNNSVELNYEVLDDRSVPEYEKLKHVLEWAQHFIKDPESRENEATFPKSSLCEVKDSDTVFRKYDPHDVLTDGVKTPTAFVIKNCLNSPRFHCQQNYNVLITDSYPDTFESDNKGNKKHEYSCTESETLHDFMNDEYGCISKGAYSTSSKNEVFEAGSHNFLDCQQYSANPRCTDEMSHTELFKSTENGKLKNSYSSNIFSVIEDRDKRDIHATHAPKGTYFWHPLDEESDEEYQSQFSKCKTTPYSSYNRDSAESPEKFYGRGETVHTKSMENWLRSADGPQQQISYLTDKSSSLKNRCYAWEIKENKTSTSDMYSSDGLNDRRSCEVTQSGGGGGYIFNTTLERKLNTISGVNSSTLENEGKLEADLPETNTARTFTLSSTSQENEREHVFQRTPVTDLFIGQIQDFKIREEQEEFFQSSQHQHTNKNKKFDAYGFCNECFSSNHLYSKWCSTCGSELVDTTPQILQRNDRAATHFKLADMKESVKSQVSIPSQIKTDSVELNKCQDVAPNSNCNSDQDSVVSVYDKYLLYTKHLDLMRHQRNVGKFGSSYKQLHKDVKRCGEDDDFMKFWDPHAEKKTGSIELCDSVKAKKLHNHNDVDFDSDTELHMSEQLSSPDPSEVWKEPSVPPANQASMSHISKPQKKVHKSTLHTFRKGNETEMVTENTQTRSTYQDLKPKKSKNIQTSLIGRKRHWEKSSTAWSSYVHGELKQRSNHLNRPLSAQHYRRTTNEHIPQLRPFSKVFQGCTLTFFTKECLLVKNDCTEFNSLAIQAIKRPSSAGSKESSHKESANIKHCMKSCDTICYNTGHLCTNSSKDEKQLTDLKQDIQDDLWLCLPDELWIHVFSLLSHKDLCQTAQVCHRFQRLVDDRMLWEVIHIENSASLNDKLLANIGRHCPRILSLYRCHNEMQTITDRGLDKLFKQCTDSLKELNITSCSGPGFNGDSILVHASMYCPHITSVDISWTGATDKGIMALIQSCKCLENLSVNGCQMNDETLSTLVKKHGASLHKLEIFGCHTLSERSLCFMANECSNLKTLNIGRIPKLTETGLTKMMGCFKNLTSLNVTGLNVIKDCVVHHIAKQCHKLENLTLSSCLYVTDVSLVEIGTYLSSIRHLDVSGCKKITDTGVQALAMGCHQLRYLDLSSTGTGKRGICLLASYCSRNLECVKVSFCKDITEDAINKMCKNCNRLKLIHLYGCRSIQNINNIQQANRNVEVHSDLSVNTSQVILK